In one window of Armatimonadota bacterium DNA:
- a CDS encoding alanine racemase has protein sequence MALVPAVKNSWNAWIEVDASAIRRNTSAVCDFVGANVRVMAILKADGYGHGAVAAARAAIAGGASWLGVANVQEGAELRAAGLTAPILILSCGLPHQAAEVVEQDLAQTLTSEEMATALSQAAVAAGREISAHIKVDTGMGRLGVWPHEVLSFAQLVSALPGLRIEGVYSHLATADHDDTAYALGQAQRFQEVVAELDAHGIRPPLRHLANSAATVCFPEMRLDMVRAGLLIYGLNPLCRELTEMRLAAALTWKSRIVCVKRVPTGHPLSYNGLYVTERPTRVATVPVGYADGFPRALSNVGRVLIGGRRCPVVGAVCMDQMLVDLGDMEAKAGDEVVLIGEQMGEQITANDLADAQRTVVHEIVARLGKRLPRIERMEDPAAGEQS, from the coding sequence GTGGCGCTTGTGCCCGCTGTGAAGAACTCCTGGAACGCCTGGATTGAGGTTGACGCCTCGGCCATAAGGCGCAACACGAGCGCCGTGTGCGATTTCGTCGGCGCCAACGTGCGGGTCATGGCGATACTCAAAGCCGACGGCTACGGCCACGGCGCTGTCGCAGCGGCGCGCGCGGCCATCGCCGGCGGGGCGTCCTGGCTCGGCGTGGCCAACGTGCAGGAGGGAGCTGAACTGCGCGCCGCCGGCCTGACCGCCCCGATCCTCATCCTCAGCTGTGGTTTGCCGCACCAGGCGGCGGAGGTCGTCGAGCAGGACCTGGCGCAGACCCTGACCAGCGAGGAAATGGCCACGGCGCTGTCGCAGGCAGCCGTGGCAGCCGGCCGCGAAATCAGCGCGCACATCAAGGTTGACACGGGGATGGGCCGCCTTGGGGTGTGGCCGCACGAGGTGCTCTCATTCGCCCAATTGGTGTCGGCGTTGCCGGGCCTGCGCATCGAAGGCGTCTATTCGCATCTCGCGACCGCCGACCACGACGACACGGCTTACGCCCTCGGTCAAGCGCAGCGGTTCCAGGAGGTGGTGGCCGAACTCGACGCGCACGGGATACGTCCGCCGCTTCGCCACCTCGCCAACAGCGCCGCGACCGTCTGCTTCCCGGAGATGCGTCTTGACATGGTGCGGGCGGGGCTCCTGATCTACGGGCTCAACCCCCTTTGCCGCGAGCTGACGGAGATGCGGCTCGCGGCGGCGCTCACCTGGAAAAGCAGGATCGTCTGCGTCAAGCGTGTGCCCACCGGACACCCTCTGAGCTACAACGGGCTCTACGTCACGGAGCGGCCGACGCGTGTCGCCACCGTCCCGGTCGGCTATGCCGACGGGTTCCCGCGCGCGCTGTCGAACGTCGGACGCGTGCTCATCGGCGGGCGCCGCTGTCCCGTTGTGGGCGCGGTCTGCATGGATCAGATGCTTGTAGATCTGGGAGACATGGAAGCGAAAGCCGGCGACGAAGTCGTGTTGATCGGAGAGCAAATGGGCGAGCAGATCACGGCGAACGACCTGGCCGACGCACAACGCACCGTCGTGCACGAGATCGTGGCAAGGTTGGGCAAGCGGCTGCCGCGAATTGAACGCATGGAAGATCCCGCCGCAGGTGAGCAGTCATGA
- a CDS encoding sulfatase-like hydrolase/transferase: MAADSTARQPKLPNIILLMSDQHRGDALSCEGHPVVRTPALDAVAAQGCRFTRAYTTSPLCMPARASLATGRYNHNHGMIGNLACVINPEERRRSVGLALQHAGYTSAFVGKHHLLPQPAGYDMRKAAGFLKREFGFDHLVQVMGKFGSMRADCDWTAQLKELGLLDVHRDDYRERKRQPVYFAKPSPLPRDEQCDSFTGRKAIEWLASAPPQPFFLWVSFPGPHDPWDAPGEYGEMYDPADMPLPIAWSDTLQGKPARQRERSERGGMPALEESDVKPMAAQYYGLVSNIDDWCGRILAALRESGVLDNTVVIYTSDHGEMLGDHRLVNKSVFYEGSARIPLLAADYRGPALGAVCSTPAEIIDPYRTILALAGVEPPDGTFGKDLMPLARGDATCGDGAAFSELGSACMVRAGRWKYVHDPRAGGAQELYDLEDDPEELRNLVGDVEYRAVADEMRSRLLDWLVATDARDLEPWEDVAARL; encoded by the coding sequence TTGGCCGCCGATTCGACCGCTCGCCAACCGAAGCTGCCCAACATCATCCTGCTCATGAGCGACCAGCACCGGGGCGACGCGCTGAGCTGCGAGGGGCATCCGGTGGTGCGGACGCCCGCGCTCGACGCCGTCGCCGCCCAGGGCTGCCGCTTCACTCGGGCCTACACGACCTCGCCGCTGTGCATGCCGGCGCGCGCGTCACTCGCCACCGGGCGATACAACCACAACCACGGCATGATCGGCAACCTCGCCTGCGTCATAAACCCCGAGGAGCGCCGTCGGTCGGTAGGCCTGGCGCTGCAACATGCCGGTTATACGTCCGCATTCGTCGGCAAGCACCACCTGCTGCCGCAGCCCGCCGGTTACGACATGCGAAAGGCCGCCGGTTTCCTCAAGCGCGAGTTCGGGTTCGACCACCTGGTCCAGGTCATGGGCAAGTTCGGTTCCATGCGCGCGGATTGCGATTGGACGGCACAGCTCAAGGAACTCGGCCTGCTTGACGTGCACCGCGATGACTACCGGGAGCGAAAGCGGCAGCCCGTGTATTTCGCGAAGCCGTCTCCCCTGCCGCGCGACGAGCAGTGCGATAGCTTCACCGGGCGCAAAGCCATCGAGTGGCTCGCGTCCGCCCCGCCGCAGCCGTTCTTCCTCTGGGTCTCCTTCCCCGGACCACATGACCCCTGGGATGCGCCGGGCGAGTACGGCGAGATGTACGACCCCGCCGACATGCCCCTGCCGATTGCGTGGAGCGACACGCTGCAGGGCAAGCCCGCCAGGCAGCGGGAGCGCTCGGAGCGCGGCGGCATGCCCGCGCTCGAGGAGTCCGACGTCAAACCGATGGCCGCTCAGTACTACGGGCTGGTCAGCAACATTGACGACTGGTGCGGCCGCATCCTTGCCGCGCTCAGGGAATCCGGCGTGCTCGACAACACCGTCGTCATCTATACCAGCGACCACGGCGAAATGCTCGGCGACCACCGGCTCGTCAACAAGAGTGTGTTCTACGAGGGGTCGGCGCGCATACCGCTGCTGGCAGCCGACTATCGCGGCCCCGCTCTGGGCGCGGTATGCTCGACGCCCGCCGAGATCATTGACCCCTATCGCACAATCCTCGCACTAGCGGGCGTTGAGCCACCCGACGGAACCTTCGGGAAAGACCTCATGCCTCTCGCTCGCGGAGATGCAACGTGCGGTGACGGCGCCGCCTTCAGCGAGCTGGGGTCGGCGTGCATGGTGCGCGCGGGGCGGTGGAAGTATGTCCACGACCCGAGGGCGGGCGGCGCGCAGGAGTTGTACGACCTCGAGGATGACCCCGAGGAATTGCGTAACCTCGTCGGCGACGTGGAGTATCGTGCGGTGGCCGATGAAATGCGCTCGCGGCTGCTCGACTGGCTGGTTGCGACCGACGCGCGCGACCTGGAGCCGTGGGAGGACGTGGCCGCTCGACTCTGA
- a CDS encoding carboxypeptidase regulatory-like domain-containing protein, with protein sequence MIKRVLPTLAICSIAALLVVGCGGSSGPGIGSIQGYVFGQVVADTGGSAPAIAIGRAATPPAGYEPVQGAVVMVTGSSTIATTDAQGYFRIDDVLSGVQTVSVTKSGYLTGIAQVTVLRGQLVTVGDTLLNPSERKWTILVFLNADNDLDPYGVLDVNEMETVGSSPEVDILVQMDRYSTSPDWTGCRRMRIMRDNNPATITSPVLQDLGEVDMGDWRVLRDFVVWGTTNYPAEHYLVMVWNHGDGWRTTQAAALKQVSPATRSISSDWTSNTQIKITDLPRAFDVHPRVDIVSFDACLMQMAEVAYELRHYGGLVVGSEEIVPDQGYPYQTYLSALVASPTMMPEQLAEEMVTQTLDFYNSQPDSYNYRWLTQSAVALAQMDGVAVALDGFARALSAAMPAYTVEITSARTQAQSYSGNRDHKDLYDFARLVNELVPKDDVRLAAQALMIALDDAVRSEAHGDARPNSHGLAIFVPNRFDYNGIYKTSYQTLELSLNTAWDEWLAVSPP encoded by the coding sequence GTGATCAAGCGCGTTCTACCGACGCTGGCGATATGCTCGATTGCCGCGTTGCTCGTCGTCGGCTGCGGCGGCAGTTCAGGCCCCGGCATCGGCTCCATACAGGGCTACGTCTTCGGCCAGGTCGTGGCTGACACAGGCGGCTCCGCGCCCGCGATCGCCATCGGGCGCGCCGCGACGCCTCCTGCCGGATACGAGCCGGTTCAGGGGGCCGTAGTCATGGTGACCGGCAGTTCCACCATCGCCACCACCGACGCCCAGGGCTACTTCCGGATTGACGACGTCCTGTCCGGCGTGCAGACGGTCAGCGTGACCAAGTCGGGCTACCTCACCGGGATTGCGCAGGTGACGGTCCTGCGAGGGCAACTGGTGACGGTCGGGGACACGCTGCTCAACCCGTCGGAGCGCAAGTGGACGATCCTTGTCTTTCTCAACGCCGACAACGATCTCGACCCGTACGGCGTGCTCGACGTCAACGAGATGGAGACGGTGGGTTCGTCGCCGGAGGTGGACATTCTGGTACAGATGGACCGGTACAGCACGAGTCCGGACTGGACCGGATGCCGGCGCATGCGCATCATGCGCGACAACAATCCGGCGACGATCACTTCGCCGGTGCTGCAGGACCTCGGCGAGGTGGACATGGGGGATTGGCGGGTGCTGCGGGACTTCGTCGTCTGGGGGACGACCAACTACCCCGCGGAGCACTACCTGGTGATGGTATGGAATCACGGGGACGGGTGGCGGACCACCCAGGCGGCGGCACTCAAGCAGGTCAGCCCCGCGACGCGGAGCATTTCCTCGGACTGGACGAGCAACACGCAGATCAAGATCACCGACCTCCCCCGCGCCTTCGACGTGCACCCGCGAGTTGACATCGTCAGCTTCGACGCGTGTCTGATGCAGATGGCCGAGGTCGCGTATGAGCTGCGCCACTACGGCGGTCTCGTCGTCGGCTCGGAGGAAATCGTCCCCGACCAAGGCTATCCGTACCAGACGTACCTGAGCGCCCTGGTCGCCTCGCCGACCATGATGCCGGAGCAACTGGCCGAGGAGATGGTCACGCAGACCCTGGACTTCTACAACTCGCAGCCGGATTCTTACAACTACCGATGGCTGACGCAGTCAGCCGTGGCGCTGGCGCAAATGGACGGCGTCGCGGTGGCGCTCGATGGCTTTGCGCGCGCGCTGTCCGCGGCGATGCCGGCCTACACCGTGGAGATCACGTCGGCCCGCACGCAGGCGCAGAGCTACTCCGGCAACCGCGACCACAAGGACCTCTACGATTTCGCGCGGCTCGTCAACGAGCTCGTGCCCAAGGACGACGTCAGGCTGGCGGCGCAGGCGCTGATGATCGCGCTCGACGACGCGGTGCGCTCGGAGGCGCACGGCGACGCGCGCCCCAACTCCCACGGCCTCGCGATCTTCGTGCCGAACCGCTTCGACTATAACGGAATCTACAAGACCTCGTATCAGACGCTCGAGCTGTCCCTCAATACCGCGTGGGATGAATGGCTCGCGGTAAGCCCGCCGTAG
- a CDS encoding N-acetylmuramoyl-L-alanine amidase, whose translation MRVTVAVIFAALVVAVVGAPIARADTFVAGGYSFPSPAPFQVITDKDEICAPAASALRRLGVQVSSSDKRIELRAPNGSSVLATFGSDRAMVGQVERVLPVAPSLRGDNAFLPVRAVAWHLGIAYRWDEASRTIFLHPRVTDITFARLPDKVRVRISGTGQLSYSVGMLRQPARLYVDISNADLFAAEQQIAVSEGDLIGVRASQHSLNPDLVRVVLDVKREDVQYIDSAADGGRSIILDLPAPLIPPSGAGGVILVRSVRLERRYDSVCALVVEADGAPVASLSTRRNPPQVIVELSNVRLSAEEVEGTHSAVESATAEQTGESEARVVLNLKEPLPAALVRRPTGVCVLTGKVPLTDVTVVLDAGHGGRQPGAIGPSGLEEKAVNLAVALAAEKALKELGAQVILTRRDDSSLVPVASREDLRRELAMRAEVANTRRADVFVSLHCNACPKGVRRVGTETYYCTARSLGLAKVMQQELVRELKLNDGGTRSANFVVIREAKMPAVLLEMAYLNDRHEEALLGSPAFRERAARAVASGLRRFADEGGLLEYYAELESAKWAQAFVERDRSEPGEVASEISEDKPGVGGAANDLQPEGDDAVTPAGPAGLPLQKAPR comes from the coding sequence ATGAGAGTAACCGTCGCAGTCATCTTTGCAGCACTCGTCGTCGCAGTGGTTGGTGCGCCTATCGCCCGCGCGGACACGTTCGTCGCCGGCGGGTACTCCTTTCCCAGCCCCGCTCCGTTTCAAGTCATAACGGACAAAGACGAGATCTGCGCGCCCGCAGCCAGCGCCCTGCGGCGGCTGGGGGTGCAAGTATCCAGCAGTGACAAGCGCATCGAGTTGCGCGCGCCCAACGGCTCGTCAGTGCTCGCCACCTTCGGCAGCGACCGTGCGATGGTGGGCCAGGTGGAGCGCGTTTTGCCGGTCGCGCCATCCCTCCGCGGGGACAACGCCTTTCTGCCGGTGCGCGCTGTCGCGTGGCATCTCGGCATCGCGTATCGGTGGGATGAAGCGTCGCGCACCATCTTCCTGCACCCGCGCGTCACCGATATCACTTTCGCCCGCCTGCCCGACAAAGTGCGGGTCAGGATCAGCGGTACCGGCCAGTTATCATATTCGGTCGGCATGCTCCGCCAGCCGGCGCGCCTGTACGTGGACATCTCCAACGCCGACCTGTTCGCCGCCGAGCAGCAGATTGCGGTCAGCGAAGGCGATCTGATTGGCGTGCGCGCGAGCCAGCACTCGCTCAACCCGGACCTGGTGCGCGTGGTGCTGGATGTCAAGCGCGAGGATGTGCAGTACATTGACAGCGCGGCCGACGGAGGGCGCTCGATCATCTTGGACCTTCCGGCGCCGCTGATCCCGCCGAGCGGGGCGGGGGGCGTGATCCTGGTGCGCTCGGTGCGGCTGGAGCGCCGCTACGATTCGGTGTGCGCGCTGGTGGTCGAGGCGGACGGAGCCCCGGTGGCGAGCCTGAGCACGCGGCGCAATCCGCCGCAGGTAATCGTCGAGCTGTCAAACGTGCGCCTCTCCGCCGAGGAAGTCGAGGGCACGCACTCCGCGGTCGAATCCGCGACGGCGGAGCAGACCGGCGAGAGCGAGGCGCGGGTAGTGCTCAATCTCAAGGAGCCGCTACCGGCGGCGCTGGTGCGACGGCCGACGGGCGTGTGCGTGCTGACGGGCAAGGTGCCGCTGACTGACGTGACGGTGGTTCTGGACGCCGGGCACGGCGGGCGCCAACCCGGTGCGATCGGTCCCAGCGGACTGGAGGAGAAGGCGGTCAATCTGGCCGTCGCGCTGGCGGCGGAGAAAGCTCTCAAGGAACTCGGCGCGCAGGTCATTCTGACGCGCAGGGATGATTCCAGCCTGGTGCCGGTGGCATCCCGCGAAGACCTGCGTCGGGAACTCGCGATGCGCGCCGAGGTCGCCAATACCCGCCGGGCTGATGTCTTCGTCTCGCTTCACTGCAACGCATGTCCCAAGGGCGTCCGGCGCGTCGGCACGGAGACGTATTATTGCACGGCGCGCAGTCTCGGGTTGGCGAAGGTGATGCAGCAGGAACTGGTGCGGGAACTCAAGCTCAACGACGGCGGCACGCGCTCGGCGAACTTCGTGGTCATTCGGGAGGCCAAGATGCCCGCGGTGCTGCTGGAGATGGCGTACCTCAATGACCGCCACGAGGAGGCCCTGCTGGGCAGCCCGGCGTTCCGCGAGCGTGCGGCAAGAGCCGTTGCCAGCGGCCTGCGGCGCTTTGCCGATGAGGGCGGACTGCTCGAATACTACGCCGAGCTGGAGTCGGCCAAATGGGCGCAGGCCTTCGTCGAGCGAGACCGGTCAGAGCCGGGAGAAGTGGCAAGCGAGATCAGTGAGGACAAGCCCGGCGTCGGCGGGGCGGCGAACGATCTCCAGCCCGAGGGCGATGACGCCGTGACGCCCGCGGGCCCTGCGGGCTTGCCGCTGCAGAAAGCACCGCGATGA
- a CDS encoding anaerobic sulfatase maturase, with protein MSRPRNFQLLIKPVSADCNLGCRYCFYRRVAGMYPDSGAHRMPAEVLERMIGHYLGATRYSPAVFAWQGGEPLLAGLDFYVDAFGLMTRHGRGGQDVSNAVQTNGVLIDREWARLFAAYSVLVGVSLDGPREIHDHYRTGPGGGTFDAVMVGIRHLREARAEFNILTMITPHSAPRGAEIYRFLRGEGFRHLQFIPCVEADPRTGEPAAYTVSPLAFGDFMSAVFDAWRTDGSDEVSVRLFDAMMEREVRGRSSLCELDGPCSGYVVVEHNGDVYPCDFFVRPEWRMGNLMRDDFDALFASAQWRDFGAQREANAGACVGCEWLDLCRGGCNKDRLLAGGVEHRTYLCEGYRRFFAHAGEELRRLARERCPT; from the coding sequence ATGAGCCGCCCGCGAAACTTCCAGCTCTTGATAAAGCCCGTGTCCGCGGACTGCAACCTAGGGTGCCGGTACTGTTTCTACCGGCGCGTCGCCGGCATGTACCCGGACAGCGGCGCGCATCGCATGCCTGCCGAAGTGTTGGAACGCATGATCGGCCACTACCTCGGGGCCACGCGCTATTCGCCGGCGGTGTTCGCGTGGCAGGGCGGAGAGCCGCTGCTCGCGGGGCTGGACTTCTACGTTGACGCATTCGGCCTCATGACGCGCCATGGGCGCGGCGGCCAGGATGTCTCGAATGCGGTACAGACCAACGGCGTGTTGATTGACCGGGAATGGGCGCGGTTGTTCGCCGCGTACAGCGTGCTCGTCGGGGTCAGCCTCGATGGGCCGCGCGAGATCCACGACCACTATCGGACGGGCCCGGGCGGTGGCACCTTCGACGCGGTCATGGTGGGGATACGCCATCTGCGAGAGGCGCGGGCGGAATTCAACATACTCACCATGATCACACCGCACAGTGCGCCGCGCGGCGCGGAGATCTACCGCTTCCTGCGCGGCGAGGGGTTCAGGCATCTGCAGTTTATCCCATGTGTGGAAGCGGATCCGCGCACCGGCGAGCCGGCGGCGTACACGGTGTCACCCCTAGCGTTCGGCGACTTCATGTCAGCGGTATTCGATGCGTGGCGCACGGACGGCAGCGATGAAGTATCGGTGCGGTTGTTCGACGCCATGATGGAGCGCGAGGTGCGGGGCCGCAGCAGCCTGTGCGAGTTGGACGGCCCGTGCAGCGGATACGTCGTCGTCGAGCACAATGGCGACGTCTATCCCTGCGACTTCTTCGTCCGGCCGGAGTGGCGCATGGGTAACCTGATGCGCGATGACTTCGACGCGCTGTTCGCGAGCGCGCAGTGGCGGGATTTCGGCGCGCAGCGGGAGGCGAACGCCGGGGCATGCGTTGGATGCGAGTGGCTCGACCTGTGCCGGGGCGGCTGCAACAAGGATCGGCTGTTGGCCGGCGGAGTGGAGCATAGAACGTACCTGTGCGAGGGATACCGGCGGTTCTTCGCCCACGCGGGCGAGGAACTGCGCCGGCTGGCACGCGAACGCTGTCCGACCTGA
- a CDS encoding glutamate racemase — protein MIGVFDSGLGGLTVVRRIFEVLPDYRVTYFGDTARVPYGGKSAETVTRYALEDADLLLGQGAKLIVVACNTASAVALDALRERFEAPVVGVIEPAVRAAVAASESGRIGVIGTRATIASGIYERMVTEMRSDAVVIAEPAPLLVPLVEEDWLDQLETPSILRTYLTPLLERRVDTIILACTHYPILRDMIARLVGDGVTLVDPAQETAAETAALIARDEALRELLERSQDHLFLVSDITPHFAAVSERFLGRSIEGHIRKIELP, from the coding sequence ATGATCGGAGTTTTCGATTCCGGCCTCGGCGGACTCACCGTCGTGCGGCGCATCTTCGAGGTCCTGCCCGATTACCGCGTCACGTATTTCGGTGACACGGCGCGGGTGCCATACGGCGGCAAGTCGGCGGAGACCGTCACTCGCTACGCTCTCGAGGACGCCGATCTCCTGCTCGGGCAGGGCGCGAAGCTGATCGTGGTCGCGTGCAACACGGCGTCGGCGGTCGCGCTCGATGCCCTGCGGGAGCGGTTCGAGGCCCCGGTCGTCGGTGTCATCGAGCCGGCGGTGCGCGCGGCGGTCGCGGCGAGCGAGAGCGGACGCATCGGCGTCATCGGTACGCGAGCCACCATCGCCAGCGGCATCTACGAGCGCATGGTCACGGAAATGCGTTCGGACGCCGTCGTCATCGCCGAGCCGGCGCCTCTGCTCGTGCCGCTGGTGGAGGAAGACTGGCTTGATCAGCTCGAGACGCCGTCCATCCTTCGCACATACCTCACCCCACTGCTCGAGCGGCGGGTGGACACGATCATCCTCGCCTGCACTCACTACCCCATCTTGCGCGACATGATCGCGCGCCTGGTCGGTGATGGCGTGACGCTGGTTGATCCCGCCCAGGAGACGGCGGCGGAGACCGCGGCGTTGATCGCCCGCGACGAGGCGCTGCGCGAGTTGCTCGAGCGCTCGCAGGATCACCTGTTTCTCGTCTCCGACATCACCCCCCACTTCGCGGCGGTCAGTGAGAGGTTCCTCGGGCGCAGCATCGAAGGGCATATCCGCAAGATCGAGCTGCCGTAG